From Aptenodytes patagonicus chromosome 1, bAptPat1.pri.cur, whole genome shotgun sequence, one genomic window encodes:
- the ITFG2 gene encoding KICSTOR complex protein ITFG2: protein MRSVSYVQCVALDFGGSLFPHAVCLGDADNDALNELVVGDTNGKLYVYKNDDSKPWAVRSCQGMLTCVGVGDVCNKGKNLVVAVSAEGWFHLFDLTSPTSKHSDASGHHELAAAEEQKPVFKQHIPANTKVMLISDIDGDGKCELVVGYTDRVVRAFRWEDLSENSDHVSGQLLLLKKWLLEGQVDSLSVNPGPDGSPEMMVSQPGCGYAILLCTWDSEQQATTEGRDNSAPSSEAPIRDVILHQTSGRIHNKNVSTHLIGSIGRGCSSENSGSGLFALCTLDGTLKLMEGADKLLWSVQVDHQLFALEKLDVTGNGHEEVIACAWDGQTYIIDQNRTVARFQADENVSAFCAGLYACKGGSNSPCLVYVSFNQKIYIYWDVQLERMESTNLLKILDCDPEFGSLLQQLGVERGDVSAVKDLIHKTLYFPEKQQQSSPSQCQDPAGTDSSAHYAAIQDPL from the exons atgCGGTCCGTCAGCTACGTGCAGTGCGTGGCGCTCGACTTCGGCGGCAGCCTCTTCCCGCACGCCGTCTGCCTGGGGGATGCCGACAACGACGCG CTGAATGAGCTAGTGGTGGGAGACACCAACGGGAAACTCTATGTTTACAAGAATGATGACAGCAAACCCTGGGCTGTGCGATCTTGCCAAGGAATG CTCACATGTGTTGGTGTGGGAGATGTGTGCAATAAAGGAAAG AATCTCGTGGTGGCGGTGAGTGCAGAAGGCTGGTTTCATCTTTTTGACCTGACTTCTCCAACTTCAAAACACTCAGATGCTTCAGGCCACCATGAgttggcagcagcagaagagcagaagCCAGTGTTCAAGCAGCACATTCCTGCCAACACCAAGGTCATGCTGATCAGTGACATTG ATGGAGATGGGAAGTGTGAGTTGGTGGTGGGTTACACTGACAGGGTGGTACGTGCCTTCCGCTGGGAGGACTTGTCGGAGAATTCAGACCATGTCTCTGGGCAGCTACTCCTGTTGAAGAAATGGCTGCTAGAAGGTCAG GTGGACAGCCTCTCTGTGAACCCAGGCCCTGATGGCTCACCGGAGATGATGGTGTCTCAGCCAGGCTGTGGTTATGCAATTCTGCTGTGCACCTGGGACTCCGAGCAGCAGGCCACGACAGAGGGAAGAGACAACTCTGCCCCGAGCAG TGAGGCCCCTATTCGAGATGTTATTCTACACCAAACATCTGGACGGATTCACAACAAGAATGTTTCCACTCATCTAATTGGTAGCATTGGTCGAG GCTGCTCCAGTGAGAATAGTGGCTCAGGTCTCTTTGCCCTCTGTACTCTGGATG gGACATTGAAACTCATGGAGGGAGCAGACAAGCTGCTCTGGTCTGTGCAGGTTGATCACCAGCTGTTTGCTCTGGAAAAGCTGGATGTTACT GGCAATGGACATGAGGAGGTGATTGCCTGTGCATGGGATGGTCAGACGTACATCATCGACCAGAATCGGACTGTTGCCAGATTTCAAGCAGATGAGAATGTCAGTGCGTTCTGTGCAG GCCTCTATGCATGCAAAGGAGGAAGCAACAGCCCCTGCCTGGTTTATGTCAGCTTCAATCAGAAGATCTACATCTACTGGGATGTGCAGCTGGAGAGAATGGAGTCCACCAACCTGTTGAAAATCCTGGATTGTGACCCAGAGTTTGGAagtctcctgcagcagctgggtgTGG AAAGAGGCGATGTTTCTGCTGTCAAAGATCTGATTcacaaaacactgtattttcctgagaaacagcagcagagcagcccctCGCAGTGTCAAGACCCTGCTGGAACAGACTCCTCTGCCCACTACGCTGCCATCCAGGATCCCTTATAA